A stretch of Triticum aestivum cultivar Chinese Spring chromosome 1D, IWGSC CS RefSeq v2.1, whole genome shotgun sequence DNA encodes these proteins:
- the LOC123183284 gene encoding uncharacterized protein isoform X2 — MLPHVVHSRYPSPFTTANQCRSTRGRSTKAMTFNDPVAGVRPTPSPLVFFQFETVRAAWDDSRRPRCTIHSLHKATTPKKSHRNVLPSVLSRQIEQCRFSGVPTQQDEPYTRGTSRAQQLLRPSRALGAVQVEHWVPSKLSHPTAGERALLRGSPS, encoded by the exons ATGCTGCCCCACGTCGTTCACAGCCGCTACCCCAGCCCGTTCACCACTGCCAATCAATGCCGTTCAACGAGGGGGCGTTCAACAAAAGCAATG ACCTTCAATGATCCGGTAGCCGGCGTCCGTCCTACTCCATCGCCTTTGGTCTTTTTCCAGTTTGAGACAGTGAGAGCCGCCTGGGACGACTCGCGGAGACCACGCTGCACCATCCACAGCCTCCACAA AGCGACTACTCCAAAAAAGAGCCACAGGAATGTGCTGCCCTCAGTCCTCTCTCGACAAATCGAGCAGTGCAGGTTCTCCGGTGTGCCAA CCCAACAAGATGAACCATACACACGAGGAACCTCCCGAGCGCAGCAACTCCTCCGTCCAAGTCGAGCGCTGGGCGCCGTCCAGGTCGAGCACTGGGTGCCGTCCAAGTTAAGTCATCCAACAGCGGGAGAGCGAGCTTTGCTCCGGGGCAGCCCATCCTAG
- the LOC123183284 gene encoding uncharacterized protein isoform X1, with translation MLPHVVHSRYPSPFTTANQCRSTRGRSTKAMTFNDPVAGVRPTPSPLVFFQFETVRAAWDDSRRPRCTIHSLHKATTPKKSHRNVLPSVLSRQIEQCRFSGVPTQQDEPYTRGTSRAQQLLRPSRALGAVQVEHWVPSKIGLGCSACQALLISVHEWCCLVSDRRRP, from the exons ATGCTGCCCCACGTCGTTCACAGCCGCTACCCCAGCCCGTTCACCACTGCCAATCAATGCCGTTCAACGAGGGGGCGTTCAACAAAAGCAATG ACCTTCAATGATCCGGTAGCCGGCGTCCGTCCTACTCCATCGCCTTTGGTCTTTTTCCAGTTTGAGACAGTGAGAGCCGCCTGGGACGACTCGCGGAGACCACGCTGCACCATCCACAGCCTCCACAA AGCGACTACTCCAAAAAAGAGCCACAGGAATGTGCTGCCCTCAGTCCTCTCTCGACAAATCGAGCAGTGCAGGTTCTCCGGTGTGCCAA CCCAACAAGATGAACCATACACACGAGGAACCTCCCGAGCGCAGCAACTCCTCCGTCCAAGTCGAGCGCTGGGCGCCGTCCAGGTCGAGCACTGGGTGCCGTCCAA GATTGGATTGGGTTGTAGTGCATGTCAGGCTCTATTGATCTCCGTCCATGAGTGGTGCTGCCTCGTGTCCGATCGACGGCGTCCATGA